A genomic stretch from Burkholderia pyrrocinia includes:
- a CDS encoding HPr family phosphocarrier protein: protein MLQQETTIVNKLGLHARASAKLTQLAGNFQSEVWMTRNGRKINAKSIMGVMMLAAGIGSTVTIETEGPDEREAMDALLKLIADKFGEGQ from the coding sequence ATGCTTCAACAAGAAACCACTATCGTCAATAAATTGGGGCTCCATGCGCGCGCATCGGCCAAGCTTACGCAACTGGCCGGCAACTTCCAGTCGGAAGTCTGGATGACACGCAACGGGCGCAAGATCAATGCGAAGAGCATCATGGGCGTGATGATGCTGGCGGCGGGCATCGGCAGCACCGTGACGATCGAGACCGAAGGGCCCGACGAGCGGGAAGCGATGGACGCGCTGCTGAAGCTGATCGCCGACAAGTTCGGCGAAGGCCAGTGA
- a CDS encoding PTS sugar transporter subunit IIA: MAGILIIAHAPLATALRDCIAHIYGGVPARIGCIDVMADSDPTQVMAFAHAELARLKEENGVVVLTDMYGATPANIAGQLAKIDNVRVLAGVNLPMLVRAVCYRTVPLDKLVDKALSGGAKGVHEVAAGTPPPPTEAGCGQCAPIPPEPQPRTESH, from the coding sequence ATGGCCGGGATCCTGATCATCGCGCACGCACCGCTCGCCACCGCGCTGCGGGACTGCATCGCGCACATCTACGGCGGCGTGCCCGCGCGCATCGGCTGTATCGACGTGATGGCGGACAGCGATCCGACCCAGGTGATGGCGTTCGCGCACGCGGAACTCGCGCGGCTCAAGGAAGAGAACGGCGTGGTCGTGCTGACCGACATGTACGGCGCGACGCCCGCGAACATCGCGGGCCAGCTCGCGAAGATCGACAACGTGCGCGTGCTGGCGGGCGTGAACCTGCCGATGCTCGTGCGGGCCGTCTGCTATCGCACCGTGCCGCTCGACAAGCTCGTCGACAAGGCGCTGTCCGGCGGCGCGAAGGGCGTCCACGAAGTGGCGGCCGGCACGCCGCCGCCGCCGACGGAAGCCGGCTGCGGCCAGTGCGCGCCGATTCCGCCCGAACCGCAGCCGCGCACCGAATCGCACTGA
- the gshB gene encoding glutathione synthase: MDILFIADPLERFKIYKDSTYAMMAEAARRGHVIYTCEPHQLAWTGSGVEADVQRVTIVGDTADLHRHPWYEAAAHESRQMTSFGAVLMRKDPPFDMEYVTATWMLELAERAGARVFNKPQSIRDHSEKLAIGEFPQFVAPTLVTRDAARLRAFHAEHGDVIVKPLDGMGGMGVFRVKADGMNLGAIIEMLGHDGTRSLMIQKFIPEIKAGDKRILLIAGEPVPYSLARIPQGSEVRGNLAAGGLGVAQPLTARDREIAGTLGPVLASRGLLLVGLDAIGDWLTEVNVTSPTCFREIMEQTGFDVAAMFIDALERAAA; the protein is encoded by the coding sequence ATGGACATTCTTTTTATCGCCGACCCGCTCGAGCGCTTCAAGATCTACAAGGATTCGACCTACGCGATGATGGCGGAGGCCGCGCGGCGCGGGCACGTGATCTACACGTGCGAGCCGCACCAGCTTGCGTGGACCGGGTCGGGCGTCGAGGCGGACGTGCAGCGCGTGACGATCGTCGGCGATACGGCCGACCTGCATCGTCATCCGTGGTACGAGGCGGCCGCGCATGAATCCCGTCAAATGACGTCGTTCGGCGCGGTGCTGATGCGCAAGGATCCGCCGTTCGACATGGAGTACGTGACGGCCACGTGGATGCTCGAACTGGCCGAGCGCGCGGGCGCGCGGGTGTTCAACAAGCCGCAGTCGATCCGCGACCATTCGGAGAAGCTGGCGATCGGCGAGTTTCCGCAATTCGTCGCGCCGACGCTGGTCACGCGCGATGCCGCGCGGTTGCGCGCGTTCCACGCCGAGCACGGCGACGTGATCGTGAAGCCGCTCGACGGCATGGGCGGGATGGGCGTGTTCCGCGTGAAGGCCGACGGGATGAATCTCGGCGCGATCATCGAGATGCTCGGCCACGACGGCACGCGCTCGCTGATGATTCAGAAGTTCATTCCCGAGATCAAGGCCGGCGACAAGCGGATCCTGCTGATCGCGGGCGAGCCCGTGCCGTATTCGCTCGCGCGGATTCCGCAGGGCAGCGAGGTGCGCGGCAATCTCGCCGCGGGCGGGCTCGGCGTCGCGCAGCCGCTGACTGCCCGCGATCGCGAGATCGCCGGGACGCTCGGGCCCGTGCTCGCGTCGCGCGGGCTGCTGCTGGTCGGCCTCGATGCGATCGGCGACTGGCTGACCGAGGTGAACGTCACGAGTCCGACGTGCTTCCGCGAGATCATGGAGCAGACCGGCTTCGACGTCGCCGCGATGTTCATCGACGCGCTGGAGCGCGCGGCCGCGTAG
- the gshA gene encoding glutamate--cysteine ligase: MVPHLVTALNGPLLELERKILDATPAIERWFRLEWQEHTPPFYCSVDLRNAGFKLAPVDANLFPGAFNNLPSEVLPLAVQAAMAAIEKICPDAKNLLVIPELPTRNAFYLENVARLATIMRQAGLNVRFGSLDPSITDMTPITLADGQKIVLEPLERSQRRLGLKNFDPCSILLNNDLSAGIPAVLENLHEQYLLPPLHAGWAVRRKSTHFSCYDDVAKKFAKMVGVDPWMVNPYFAHVEGVDWQAHEGEQALADAIDGVLKKIARKYREYGISEKPYVVVKADAGTAGRGVMTVHDAAEIGRMSKAERAQMAESKAGLAVRDVIVQEGVYTFERVGDEVAEPVVYMIDRYVVGGFYRTHGGRERDQNLNAPGMHYVPLGFEHTALPDAGAKPGAAPPNRFYMYGVVARLSLIASSIELEKTDPEAIQV; the protein is encoded by the coding sequence ATGGTTCCCCACCTCGTTACCGCGTTGAACGGTCCACTGCTCGAACTCGAGCGGAAGATCCTCGACGCGACGCCTGCGATCGAACGCTGGTTCAGGCTCGAATGGCAGGAACATACCCCGCCGTTCTATTGTTCGGTGGACCTGCGCAACGCCGGCTTCAAGCTGGCGCCCGTCGACGCGAACCTGTTCCCCGGCGCGTTCAACAATCTGCCGTCCGAAGTGCTGCCGCTCGCCGTGCAGGCCGCGATGGCCGCGATCGAGAAGATCTGCCCGGACGCGAAGAACCTGCTCGTGATCCCCGAGCTGCCGACCCGCAACGCGTTCTACCTGGAAAACGTCGCGCGGCTCGCGACGATCATGCGCCAGGCCGGCCTGAACGTGCGCTTCGGCTCGCTCGACCCGAGCATCACCGACATGACGCCGATCACGCTGGCCGACGGGCAGAAGATCGTGCTCGAACCGCTCGAGCGTTCGCAGCGCCGCCTCGGCCTGAAGAATTTCGATCCGTGCTCGATCCTGCTGAACAACGACCTGTCGGCCGGTATCCCGGCCGTGCTGGAAAACCTGCACGAGCAGTACCTGCTGCCGCCGCTGCACGCGGGCTGGGCCGTGCGCCGCAAGTCGACGCACTTCTCGTGCTACGACGACGTCGCGAAGAAGTTCGCGAAGATGGTCGGCGTCGATCCGTGGATGGTGAATCCGTATTTCGCGCACGTCGAGGGTGTCGACTGGCAGGCGCATGAAGGCGAGCAGGCGCTCGCCGACGCGATCGACGGCGTGCTGAAGAAGATCGCGCGCAAGTACCGCGAATACGGGATCAGCGAAAAGCCGTACGTCGTCGTGAAGGCCGACGCGGGCACGGCGGGGCGCGGCGTGATGACCGTGCACGACGCGGCCGAGATCGGCCGCATGTCGAAGGCCGAGCGCGCGCAGATGGCCGAGTCGAAGGCCGGCCTCGCGGTGCGCGACGTGATCGTGCAGGAAGGCGTCTATACGTTCGAGCGCGTCGGCGACGAAGTGGCCGAGCCCGTCGTATACATGATCGACCGCTATGTGGTCGGCGGCTTCTACCGCACGCACGGCGGCCGCGAGCGCGACCAGAACCTGAACGCGCCCGGCATGCACTACGTGCCGCTCGGCTTCGAGCACACCGCGCTGCCGGATGCCGGCGCCAAGCCGGGCGCCGCGCCGCCTAACCGTTTCTACATGTACGGCGTCGTCGCGCGGCTGTCGCTGATCGCGTCGTCGATCGAACTGGAAAAGACCGATCCCGAAGCCATCCAGGTGTAA
- a CDS encoding ammonium transporter, protein MRKLLMSLLMAGSLIAAGVGPALADDAASAAAASAPAATASDASAAAAPAATASAAPDASAAAAAAAPASGAADASAAAAASAPAAPAAPTAPFSVDSSKISAGDTAWMLTSTALVLFMTIPGLALFYAGMVRKKNVLATVMQSFAITAVITVLWTVVGYSLAFTPGNGFIGGLSRVFLHGMNYIKGDKATTLTVSHLATTIPESVYFVYQMTFAIITPALICGAFADRMKFSAMLVFMTLWSLIVYVPIAHMVWEPTGWLSADGVLDFAGGTVVHINAGIAGLVSCLVLGKRVGYGRESMAPHNLVLTMIGGSMLWVGWFGFNAGSAVAADGRAGFAMLTTQVATACAALGWMFAEWIAKGKPSVLGIVSGAVAGLVAITPAAGFVGVAGALVIGIAAGVICFWSATWLKSKLGYDDSLDAFGVHGVGGILGALLTGVFAVKDIGGFDGSLLLQAKGVLITLVYSGVLSFVLLKLIDLTMGLRVSEEEEREGLDVILHGEHVE, encoded by the coding sequence ATGCGCAAACTTCTGATGTCCCTGCTGATGGCCGGCTCGCTGATCGCGGCCGGCGTCGGCCCCGCGCTCGCCGACGACGCGGCGTCCGCCGCGGCTGCGTCCGCGCCCGCCGCAACGGCTTCCGACGCATCGGCTGCCGCGGCACCCGCCGCGACGGCAAGCGCCGCGCCTGACGCATCCGCTGCAGCGGCCGCCGCCGCACCGGCTTCGGGCGCCGCCGACGCATCGGCCGCCGCCGCTGCGTCCGCGCCGGCCGCACCCGCCGCGCCGACCGCGCCGTTCTCCGTCGATTCGTCGAAGATCAGCGCCGGCGACACCGCGTGGATGCTGACCTCCACCGCGCTCGTGCTGTTCATGACGATCCCCGGCCTCGCGCTGTTCTACGCGGGCATGGTCCGCAAGAAGAACGTGCTCGCGACCGTGATGCAGAGCTTCGCGATCACCGCGGTGATCACGGTGCTGTGGACGGTGGTCGGCTACAGCCTCGCGTTCACGCCGGGCAACGGTTTCATCGGCGGCCTGTCGCGCGTGTTCCTGCACGGGATGAACTACATCAAGGGCGACAAGGCGACGACGCTGACCGTCAGCCACCTGGCGACGACGATTCCGGAATCGGTCTACTTCGTCTACCAGATGACGTTCGCGATCATCACGCCGGCGCTGATCTGCGGTGCGTTCGCCGACCGGATGAAGTTCTCGGCGATGCTCGTGTTCATGACGCTCTGGTCGCTGATCGTCTATGTGCCGATCGCGCACATGGTGTGGGAGCCGACCGGCTGGCTGTCGGCCGACGGCGTGCTCGACTTCGCGGGCGGCACGGTGGTGCACATCAACGCCGGTATCGCGGGCCTCGTGTCGTGCCTGGTGCTCGGCAAGCGCGTCGGCTACGGTCGCGAATCGATGGCGCCGCACAACCTCGTGCTGACGATGATCGGCGGCTCGATGCTGTGGGTCGGCTGGTTCGGCTTCAACGCGGGCTCGGCGGTCGCGGCTGATGGCCGTGCCGGCTTCGCGATGCTGACCACGCAAGTGGCGACGGCCTGCGCGGCGCTCGGCTGGATGTTTGCCGAATGGATCGCGAAGGGCAAGCCGTCGGTGCTCGGTATCGTGTCGGGCGCGGTCGCGGGTCTCGTGGCGATCACGCCGGCTGCCGGCTTCGTCGGCGTCGCCGGTGCGCTCGTGATCGGCATCGCGGCAGGCGTGATCTGCTTCTGGTCGGCCACGTGGCTCAAGTCGAAGCTCGGCTACGACGATTCGCTCGACGCGTTCGGCGTGCACGGCGTGGGCGGGATTCTCGGCGCGCTGCTGACGGGCGTGTTCGCGGTCAAGGACATCGGCGGCTTCGACGGCAGCCTGCTGCTGCAGGCGAAGGGCGTGCTGATCACGCTGGTCTACAGCGGCGTGCTGAGCTTCGTGCTGCTGAAGCTGATCGACCTGACGATGGGCTTGCGCGTGTCCGAAGAGGAAGAGCGCGAAGGCCTCGACGTGATCCTGCACGGCGAGCATGTCGAATAA
- a CDS encoding P-II family nitrogen regulator, translating to MKLITAIIKPFKLDETREALSALGVSGITVTEVKGFGRQKGHTELYRGAEYVVDFLPKMKIEAAVSDDLVDQAVEAIERAARTGKIGDGKIFVTPIEQVIRIRTGETGADAL from the coding sequence ATGAAACTCATTACCGCAATCATCAAGCCGTTCAAGCTCGATGAGACGCGCGAAGCGCTGTCGGCGCTCGGCGTCTCGGGTATCACGGTGACGGAGGTAAAAGGGTTCGGGCGCCAGAAAGGGCATACCGAGCTGTATCGCGGCGCCGAATACGTGGTCGATTTCCTGCCGAAGATGAAGATCGAGGCGGCCGTGTCCGACGATCTCGTCGACCAGGCGGTCGAGGCGATCGAGCGGGCCGCGCGCACCGGCAAGATCGGCGACGGCAAGATCTTCGTGACGCCGATCGAACAAGTGATCCGGATTCGCACCGGGGAGACGGGCGCTGACGCGCTGTAA
- a CDS encoding accessory factor UbiK family protein, translating to MKQPSDVFHDLQSRVSDLLKNSPAKDVERNVKAMLSQGFSKLDLVTREEFDTQAQVLARTRVRLEELEKRVAELEQKLAAPQA from the coding sequence ATGAAGCAACCCAGCGACGTTTTCCACGATCTGCAGTCGCGCGTCAGCGACCTGCTGAAAAACTCGCCGGCCAAGGACGTCGAGCGCAACGTGAAGGCCATGCTGTCGCAAGGCTTCTCGAAGCTCGATCTCGTCACGCGCGAGGAATTCGACACGCAGGCGCAGGTGCTCGCCCGCACCCGCGTGCGCCTCGAGGAACTCGAAAAGCGCGTCGCGGAGCTCGAGCAGAAGCTCGCGGCACCGCAGGCCTGA
- a CDS encoding YifB family Mg chelatase-like AAA ATPase, giving the protein MSLAVVRSRAPASGRAPDVTVEVHLANGLPSFSIVGLPDLEVRESRERVRAALQNCGFEFPVRRITVNLAPADLPKESGRFDLPIALGILAANGQIPADALAGREFAGELSLTGALRPMRGAFAMACGAARDRRAGETGSGLGSGPGPDSVALSGSAATARPPELYLPLDSAAEAALVPGVTVFGAPDLPALCAHLADAPDGRLMPVAAPCLDGLPAPAAPDLADVIGQRGARRALEVAAAGGHHMLMVGPPGAGKSMLAARLPGLLPPLTDDEALTSAALLSASRLGFSPAQWRRRPFRAPHHSSSAAALVGGRNPPQPGEITLAHLGVLFLDELPEFDRHVLEMLREPLEAGRITISRAAQQADFPAACQLIAAMNPCPCGWHGDPSGRCRCTPDVAARYLRKLSGPLVDRIDIQIDLPALSPAELASRASAPGEPSAAVAARVAQARALQLGRQGKTNHMLSGRETDDLCRPTDEGERLLREAGERFGWSARAYFRVLKVARTIADLAGDPLPTAAQIAEAIRYRRVLTSL; this is encoded by the coding sequence ATGTCGCTCGCCGTGGTGCGCAGTCGCGCGCCCGCATCCGGCCGCGCGCCGGACGTTACCGTCGAAGTCCATCTCGCCAACGGGTTGCCGTCGTTCTCGATCGTCGGCCTGCCCGATCTCGAAGTCCGTGAAAGCCGCGAGCGCGTCCGCGCCGCGCTGCAGAACTGCGGCTTCGAGTTCCCCGTGCGCCGCATCACCGTCAACCTCGCGCCGGCCGATCTGCCGAAGGAGTCGGGCCGGTTCGACCTGCCGATCGCGCTCGGCATTCTCGCCGCGAACGGCCAGATTCCGGCCGACGCGCTGGCCGGCCGCGAATTCGCTGGCGAGCTGTCGCTGACCGGCGCGCTGCGGCCGATGCGCGGCGCGTTCGCGATGGCGTGCGGCGCGGCGCGGGACCGGCGCGCGGGCGAAACCGGATCGGGCCTCGGTTCCGGCCCGGGCCCGGATTCGGTCGCCCTGTCCGGCTCCGCGGCAACGGCGCGTCCGCCCGAGCTGTACCTGCCGCTCGACAGCGCGGCCGAGGCGGCGCTCGTGCCGGGCGTCACGGTATTCGGCGCGCCCGACCTGCCCGCGCTGTGCGCACACCTCGCCGATGCGCCCGACGGGCGACTGATGCCGGTCGCGGCGCCCTGCCTCGACGGCCTGCCGGCGCCGGCCGCGCCCGACCTCGCGGACGTGATAGGCCAGCGCGGCGCCCGGCGCGCGCTGGAAGTCGCCGCCGCGGGCGGTCATCACATGCTGATGGTCGGCCCGCCGGGGGCAGGCAAGTCGATGCTGGCCGCGCGGCTGCCTGGCCTCCTGCCGCCGCTGACCGACGACGAGGCGCTGACGTCGGCCGCGCTCCTTTCCGCGAGCCGCCTCGGCTTCTCGCCCGCGCAATGGCGCCGGCGGCCATTCCGCGCGCCGCATCACTCGTCGAGCGCCGCCGCGCTGGTCGGCGGCCGCAACCCGCCGCAGCCGGGCGAAATCACGCTCGCGCACCTCGGCGTGCTGTTCCTCGACGAACTGCCGGAATTCGACCGGCACGTGCTCGAGATGCTGCGCGAGCCGCTGGAAGCCGGCCGCATCACGATCTCGCGCGCGGCGCAGCAGGCCGACTTCCCGGCCGCGTGCCAGTTGATCGCCGCGATGAACCCGTGCCCGTGCGGCTGGCACGGCGATCCGTCCGGGCGCTGCCGCTGCACGCCGGACGTCGCCGCGCGCTACCTGCGCAAGCTGTCTGGGCCGCTCGTCGACCGCATCGACATCCAGATCGACCTGCCCGCGCTGTCGCCGGCCGAACTCGCGTCGCGCGCGTCGGCGCCCGGCGAACCGAGCGCCGCGGTGGCCGCGCGGGTTGCGCAGGCGCGCGCGCTGCAGCTCGGCCGGCAGGGCAAGACGAATCACATGCTGAGCGGCCGCGAGACCGACGACCTGTGCCGGCCGACCGACGAAGGCGAGCGGCTGCTGCGCGAAGCCGGCGAGCGCTTCGGCTGGTCGGCGCGCGCGTATTTTCGCGTGCTGAAGGTCGCGCGGACGATCGCCGACCTGGCCGGCGACCCGCTGCCGACGGCCGCGCAAATCGCCGAGGCGATCCGCTACCGGCGCGTGCTTACGTCGCTCTGA
- a CDS encoding peroxiredoxin family protein gives MNTTPPARRSAGPARYIVAAVVVAAIAVAGFFAFNGKSSAPDATFTLLSGQKVSTSGDLKGKVYLVNFWATSCATCMQEMPQMVDTYNRFKGQGLEFVAVAMNYDPPMYVANYAQTRQLPFKVALDDGSVAKQFGNVQLTPTTFVVDKNGKILKRYVGAPQFAELDALLKKALDGNAA, from the coding sequence ATGAACACCACGCCTCCCGCCCGCCGCAGCGCCGGCCCCGCCCGCTACATCGTCGCGGCCGTCGTCGTCGCGGCCATCGCCGTAGCCGGCTTCTTCGCGTTCAACGGCAAGTCCAGCGCGCCGGACGCGACGTTCACGCTGCTGTCGGGCCAGAAGGTCTCGACCTCCGGCGACCTGAAGGGCAAGGTCTATCTCGTGAACTTCTGGGCGACGAGCTGCGCGACCTGCATGCAGGAAATGCCGCAGATGGTCGATACCTATAACCGCTTCAAGGGTCAGGGGCTGGAATTCGTCGCGGTCGCGATGAACTACGATCCGCCGATGTACGTCGCGAACTATGCGCAGACGCGCCAGTTGCCGTTCAAGGTCGCACTCGACGACGGCAGCGTCGCGAAGCAGTTCGGCAACGTGCAGCTCACGCCGACGACCTTCGTCGTCGACAAAAACGGCAAGATCCTGAAGCGCTACGTCGGCGCCCCGCAGTTCGCGGAACTCGACGCGCTGCTCAAGAAGGCGCTCGACGGCAACGCGGCCTGA
- a CDS encoding sigma-54-dependent transcriptional regulator codes for MANRLQVIYIEDDALVRRASVQSLQLAGFDVAGFESAEAAEKAIVADTAGAIVSDIRLPGASGLDVLAQCRERVPDVPVILVTGHGDISMAVQAMRDGAYDFIEKPFAAERLIETVRRALERRELVLENHALRRELAGQNVVAPRIIGRSPAIEQVRKLIANVAPTDASVLINGDTGAGKELIARSLHELSPRRDKPFIAVNCGALPEPMFESEMFGYEPGAFTGAAKRRVGKLEYASGGTLFLDEIESMPLALQVKLLRVLQDGVLERLGSNQPIRVNCRVVAAAKGDMSELVAAGTFRRDLLYRLNVVTIALPPLAERREDIVPLFEHFMLDAAVRYGRPAPVLTDRQRASLMQRDWPGNVRELHNAADRFVLGVADMPQETGAGGDAADNEQTLKERIEQFERAVIAEALNQTGGAVAATADRLHVGKATLYEKMKRYGLSAKGETER; via the coding sequence ATGGCCAACCGGCTGCAAGTGATCTATATCGAAGACGATGCGCTCGTTCGCCGGGCGAGCGTGCAGAGCCTTCAGCTGGCGGGCTTCGACGTCGCCGGCTTCGAGTCGGCCGAAGCGGCCGAGAAGGCGATCGTCGCGGACACCGCGGGCGCGATCGTCAGCGACATCCGGCTGCCCGGCGCAAGCGGGCTCGACGTGCTCGCGCAGTGCCGCGAGCGCGTGCCCGACGTGCCCGTGATCCTCGTCACCGGGCACGGCGACATCTCGATGGCCGTGCAGGCGATGCGCGACGGCGCATACGACTTCATCGAAAAGCCGTTCGCGGCCGAGCGCCTGATCGAGACGGTGCGCCGCGCGCTCGAGCGGCGCGAGCTCGTGCTCGAGAACCATGCGCTGCGGCGCGAGCTGGCCGGGCAGAACGTCGTCGCGCCGCGCATCATCGGCCGCAGCCCCGCGATCGAGCAGGTGCGCAAGCTGATCGCGAACGTCGCGCCGACCGATGCGTCGGTGCTGATCAACGGCGACACCGGTGCCGGCAAGGAACTGATCGCGCGCAGCCTGCACGAGCTGTCGCCGCGCCGCGACAAGCCGTTCATCGCGGTGAATTGCGGCGCGCTGCCCGAGCCGATGTTCGAGTCGGAGATGTTCGGCTACGAGCCCGGCGCGTTCACCGGCGCCGCGAAGCGGCGCGTCGGCAAGCTCGAATACGCGTCCGGCGGCACGCTGTTCCTCGACGAAATCGAAAGCATGCCGCTCGCACTGCAGGTGAAGCTGCTGCGGGTGCTGCAGGACGGCGTGCTGGAGCGGCTCGGCTCGAACCAGCCGATCCGCGTGAACTGCCGCGTCGTCGCGGCCGCGAAGGGCGACATGAGCGAACTCGTCGCGGCCGGTACGTTCCGGCGCGACCTGCTGTACCGGCTCAACGTCGTGACGATCGCGCTGCCGCCGCTCGCCGAGCGCCGCGAGGACATCGTGCCGCTGTTCGAGCACTTCATGCTCGATGCGGCCGTGCGCTACGGGCGGCCCGCGCCCGTGCTGACCGACCGGCAGCGCGCGAGCCTGATGCAGCGCGACTGGCCCGGCAACGTGCGCGAGCTGCACAACGCGGCCGACCGCTTCGTGCTCGGCGTGGCCGACATGCCGCAGGAAACGGGCGCGGGCGGCGACGCTGCCGACAACGAGCAGACGCTGAAGGAGCGCATCGAGCAGTTCGAGCGCGCGGTGATCGCCGAGGCGCTGAATCAGACCGGCGGCGCGGTCGCCGCGACGGCCGACCGGCTGCATGTCGGCAAGGCGACGCTGTACGAGAAGATGAAGCGCTACGGGCTGTCGGCGAAAGGCGAAACCGAGCGCTGA
- a CDS encoding sensor histidine kinase, translating into MKEQAAAPPAGGAARGGRGVDREAYDTIGDPHRQEASTVKRRLLILVVLAAALVAACALTWTITWQRGVAELQRNAAVRVDRTTNALKSTLDRYESLPYLLGSHPYVQDLLAEPKRGDYTARVNRYLEDLNEHAHATVTYVIGADGLCVAASNWRAPDSFVGIEYRFRPYFLDAMNGRVGRFFGIGTISRDPGYYISQPVWRDGKIAGVVVVKLNLEWFQGADASEPLVVADDHGVVFLSSVPAWKYHTLRPLTGPVAASIYETRQYAQQPVTPLPLRIEQTLGADAEIVRLGAGLRAPRFLASKRRIGEPDWLLVTLAPIAPIDADARNATIVTGFGFVSVALLAFYWRMRRARVREMIRGRALLQQAYAELNRRVEERTADLSEANEQLQKEVGDRIRAEQELRAAHDELIQASKLAALGQMAAGITHELNQPLAALRSFSDNTRVLLDRGEQAAARENLEAIAALTERMGKITNQLKLFVGRAKPRNERALVVRALRSVLSLLGDRLRGVALTLTLQDATVSPAHGVPLDLARDYPELVARCEDLRLEQVLINLLGNALDAVAGIAAPAIEVTIVVSAATLAVEVRDNGPGIAPDLLPRLFEPFFTTKEMGRGLGLGLAISSSIASDAGGALTARNAPSGGALFVLTLRRARTHHPDSVSEPAGSH; encoded by the coding sequence GTGAAGGAGCAGGCGGCGGCACCGCCCGCCGGCGGCGCGGCACGCGGCGGCCGAGGCGTTGACAGGGAGGCCTATGACACAATAGGCGATCCGCATCGCCAGGAAGCCTCGACCGTGAAGCGCCGCCTGCTCATCCTCGTCGTGCTTGCCGCCGCGCTCGTCGCGGCGTGCGCGCTGACGTGGACGATTACCTGGCAACGCGGCGTCGCCGAGCTGCAGCGCAACGCCGCGGTGCGCGTCGACCGCACCACCAACGCGCTCAAGAGCACGCTCGACCGCTACGAATCGCTGCCCTATCTGCTCGGCAGCCATCCGTATGTGCAGGACCTGCTCGCCGAGCCGAAGCGCGGCGACTACACCGCACGCGTCAACCGCTATCTCGAAGATCTCAACGAACACGCGCACGCGACCGTCACCTACGTGATCGGCGCGGACGGCCTGTGCGTCGCCGCCAGCAACTGGCGCGCGCCCGACAGCTTCGTCGGGATCGAATACCGTTTCCGCCCCTACTTCCTCGACGCGATGAACGGCCGGGTCGGCCGCTTCTTCGGGATCGGCACGATCTCGCGCGATCCCGGCTACTACATCTCGCAGCCCGTATGGCGCGACGGCAAGATCGCGGGCGTCGTGGTCGTGAAGCTCAATCTCGAATGGTTCCAGGGCGCTGACGCGTCCGAGCCGCTCGTCGTCGCGGACGATCACGGCGTCGTGTTCCTGTCGTCGGTGCCCGCGTGGAAATACCACACGCTGCGGCCGTTGACGGGGCCCGTCGCCGCGTCGATCTACGAGACGCGCCAGTACGCGCAGCAGCCCGTCACACCGCTGCCGCTGCGCATCGAGCAGACGCTCGGCGCCGATGCGGAGATCGTGCGCCTGGGCGCGGGCCTGCGCGCGCCGCGTTTCCTGGCCAGCAAGCGCCGGATCGGCGAGCCCGACTGGCTGCTCGTCACGCTCGCACCGATCGCGCCGATCGACGCCGATGCGCGCAACGCGACGATCGTCACGGGCTTCGGTTTCGTGTCGGTCGCGCTGCTCGCGTTCTACTGGCGGATGCGCCGCGCGCGCGTGCGCGAAATGATCCGCGGCCGCGCGCTGCTGCAGCAGGCGTACGCGGAGCTGAACCGGCGCGTCGAGGAACGCACGGCCGACCTGTCGGAAGCGAACGAGCAGTTGCAGAAGGAAGTCGGCGACCGGATCCGCGCGGAGCAGGAGCTGCGCGCCGCGCACGACGAACTGATCCAGGCGAGCAAGCTGGCCGCGCTCGGCCAGATGGCGGCCGGCATCACGCATGAACTGAACCAGCCGCTCGCGGCGCTGCGCAGCTTCTCGGACAACACGCGCGTGCTGCTCGATCGCGGCGAGCAGGCGGCCGCGCGCGAGAACCTCGAGGCGATCGCCGCGCTCACCGAGCGGATGGGCAAGATCACGAACCAGTTGAAGCTGTTCGTCGGCCGTGCGAAGCCGCGCAACGAGCGGGCGCTCGTCGTGCGTGCGCTGCGCAGCGTACTGTCGCTGCTCGGCGATCGCCTGCGCGGCGTCGCACTCACGCTGACGCTGCAGGACGCGACCGTATCGCCCGCGCACGGCGTGCCGCTCGATCTGGCGCGCGACTACCCCGAGCTTGTCGCACGTTGCGAGGACCTGCGCCTCGAGCAGGTGCTGATCAACCTGCTCGGCAACGCACTCGACGCGGTCGCGGGCATCGCGGCGCCCGCGATCGAAGTGACGATCGTGGTGTCGGCCGCGACGCTCGCGGTCGAGGTGCGCGACAACGGCCCCGGCATCGCGCCCGACCTGTTGCCGCGCCTGTTCGAGCCGTTCTTCACGACCAAGGAAATGGGGCGCGGGCTCGGGCTCGGCCTCGCGATCTCGTCGTCGATCGCGAGCGACGCGGGCGGTGCGCTGACCGCGCGCAACGCGCCGTCGGGCGGCGCGCTGTTCGTCTTGACGCTGCGGCGCGCGCGCACGCATCATCCGGACTCCGTGTCCGAGCCGGCGGGCTCGCACTAG